A region of Salirhabdus salicampi DNA encodes the following proteins:
- a CDS encoding dynamin family protein, giving the protein MDKVQNIIKAKESMDQSPLRYKIKNNLKAPFEIDENFLRDEADKMNKLIENMDSSLRVVIMGEVKAGKSTLLNAFSGSNVSPTDIAEATGTIIEIKYSPKEYGKITMDNNIIEDNPDVIYSELQNNNNNQKFFENCISVEFGFPFTNLKNFTLVDTPGLETITEENSNRTKDYIANTDVVLWVFNGHHLGQADIEEALIEVNRFGKPIIAVINRIDEMDEDPEILKEYLDEEIGMFVEEIIPLSAYKANKAVQSNDTNSLKDSGFTHLMEYINSNISSNSDEIKNDVIIKSAKALLNRDLLIHEEYIKTLGFIQEQVERIDKKINMYSDRIHKHILYQFETWYKNEFLSVEREDLKNKIKQSGIFNLKNDKKEVDYQLQSIFSEEYISEKLNKKINNLDELYIDEWKEAVEKVKNEVQIELNEFKNEAEKQLELKLNNNSGLKDGESDLLSGASKGAWLGGATGAASAFYAAALGPAATTVTAGMAVTAFLPPMLLIGVTIGAVSSALKFKSEKSLAEKNIDDIFISAKEEHKNELFNSISEKYIKQNEQIKENINSLIIKSFLNEVESEEVISLKIQLEKYLFETKKTIEEFNLIEA; this is encoded by the coding sequence ATGGATAAAGTTCAAAATATAATAAAAGCTAAAGAGTCAATGGATCAATCTCCTTTAAGATATAAAATAAAAAATAACTTAAAAGCGCCTTTTGAAATAGATGAAAATTTTCTAAGGGATGAAGCTGATAAAATGAATAAGTTAATAGAAAACATGGATTCATCATTAAGGGTTGTTATAATGGGAGAAGTTAAGGCTGGAAAATCAACACTTTTAAACGCATTTTCTGGAAGTAATGTTTCTCCAACAGATATTGCAGAGGCAACAGGTACAATTATAGAAATTAAATATAGTCCTAAAGAATACGGAAAAATTACTATGGATAATAATATAATTGAGGATAATCCAGATGTAATCTATTCCGAATTACAAAATAATAATAATAACCAAAAGTTTTTTGAGAATTGTATTAGTGTTGAGTTTGGCTTCCCGTTCACAAACTTAAAAAATTTCACATTGGTTGATACACCGGGCTTAGAAACTATCACTGAAGAAAATTCAAACCGAACAAAAGATTATATAGCTAATACAGATGTTGTACTATGGGTTTTTAATGGACATCATCTTGGTCAGGCAGATATTGAAGAAGCATTAATTGAAGTAAATCGTTTTGGTAAACCAATTATAGCAGTCATAAACAGAATAGATGAGATGGACGAGGATCCAGAAATTCTAAAAGAATATTTAGATGAAGAAATTGGGATGTTTGTTGAAGAAATCATACCTCTCTCTGCTTATAAAGCTAACAAGGCAGTACAATCAAATGATACTAATTCATTAAAAGATTCAGGATTTACTCATTTGATGGAATACATTAATAGTAATATAAGTTCAAATTCAGATGAAATAAAAAATGATGTAATTATAAAATCAGCTAAAGCCTTATTAAATAGAGACCTACTTATCCATGAAGAGTATATAAAAACACTTGGCTTTATTCAAGAGCAAGTGGAAAGGATAGATAAAAAGATAAATATGTATAGTGATAGAATTCATAAGCATATACTATACCAGTTCGAAACATGGTATAAAAATGAATTTCTCTCAGTTGAAAGAGAAGATCTTAAAAACAAAATTAAACAATCTGGAATCTTTAATTTAAAGAATGATAAAAAGGAAGTAGATTATCAGCTGCAGTCTATATTTTCAGAAGAATATATATCCGAGAAACTAAATAAAAAAATAAATAATTTAGATGAACTTTATATTGATGAGTGGAAAGAAGCTGTTGAGAAGGTGAAAAATGAGGTTCAGATAGAACTAAATGAATTTAAAAATGAAGCTGAGAAACAATTAGAATTGAAACTTAATAATAACTCTGGATTAAAGGATGGAGAGTCGGACTTATTAAGTGGTGCTTCAAAAGGGGCATGGTTAGGCGGAGCGACTGGGGCTGCCTCAGCATTTTATGCAGCAGCATTAGGTCCAGCAGCCACTACTGTTACAGCAGGTATGGCAGTAACTGCTTTTTTACCTCCCATGTTGTTAATTGGTGTAACAATTGGAGCAGTTTCTTCCGCTTTAAAATTCAAATCAGAAAAAAGCTTAGCTGAGAAAAATATTGATGATATTTTTATAAGTGCCAAAGAAGAACACAAAAATGAACTCTTTAATTCAATAAGTGAAAAATATATAAAGCAAAATGAACAAATTAAAGAAAATATTAATTCCTTAATTATTAAATCATTTTTGAACGAAGTAGAATCTGAAGAAGTAATATCTTTAAAAATTCAATTAGAAAAATATCTTTTTGAGACTAAAAAAACCATCGAAGAGTTTAACTTAATTGAGGCTTAA
- a CDS encoding GTPase, translating to MVKHKNQMNTSNKHIKNLISIKNRQLLKYRMRNHFHALQEEINNTIKKINSQVNHESAKLVHPMLQDLTALSFKIKELTEGLDKKFELFIVGMGNYGKSTLINALLEQNVADMDVRPKTWKVDVYDATLNDGNCLIVYENGETDYKSIEETKHFIDEEEQKTKLSRRTVKAELKKVLPELKTKEAIKETEEYLKKEFLYQSNVVEVRWPIKTNYLSQKFMVVDTPGLVQENLSGETIVSVQKYYHKADGVIWILDATKLAAKKSKDMIDELEKSLKKIGGKTDNIITVLNRIDLVRRNGGKEAENKVLTEANNVFGKHFKNFICISAKQALDSITNNDGQQKKESGIEKLIQAINANFYENAQKIQLQSREVGIKQILHNATDNSFPLKLYLNRLRDEQQKYNDRKESILSKYNTVRKSYKNNLKDIIDTFLQNTEIRINNHAQVLFELETDHERENYIKNYLFCLEELQPELENFHKYWINEIESLMKQLVYEVVFTEYQYIDTDSLNKMFEDIDKVSQSNLSYKLNSTTLETDDLSFVSGAGFAAIGGLIFGPIGLLLAGLTSALGINKGIAKLFKSGGLKRDLNKAINTHVKDVKNSILEDLDLKKEKAKDNVLKDLNNSFINLHGSFESSIEIEKSLSNLYEAFEKPLVYPDIKTILVNDKQKIGKLRCKNG from the coding sequence ATGGTTAAGCATAAAAATCAAATGAACACCTCTAACAAACATATAAAAAATTTAATATCTATAAAAAATAGACAGTTACTAAAGTATAGAATGAGGAATCATTTTCATGCCTTACAGGAAGAAATAAATAATACAATTAAGAAAATAAATTCGCAAGTCAACCATGAAAGTGCGAAACTAGTACACCCTATGCTGCAAGATTTAACAGCTCTTAGTTTTAAAATAAAAGAACTAACAGAAGGATTAGATAAGAAATTCGAATTATTTATCGTTGGTATGGGTAATTATGGAAAATCCACTTTAATCAATGCATTACTTGAACAGAATGTAGCTGATATGGATGTAAGACCAAAAACTTGGAAAGTTGACGTGTACGATGCCACTCTAAATGATGGGAATTGTTTAATTGTCTATGAAAATGGAGAAACAGATTACAAGTCTATTGAGGAGACCAAGCATTTTATAGATGAGGAAGAGCAAAAAACAAAACTGAGTAGAAGGACAGTTAAAGCCGAGTTAAAAAAAGTCTTGCCTGAATTAAAGACAAAAGAAGCGATTAAAGAAACGGAAGAATATCTTAAAAAAGAGTTTTTATACCAATCAAATGTAGTTGAAGTAAGATGGCCAATAAAGACTAACTATTTATCCCAAAAGTTTATGGTTGTTGATACTCCGGGTCTTGTTCAAGAAAACCTTTCTGGAGAGACAATTGTAAGTGTACAAAAATACTACCATAAAGCAGACGGAGTTATCTGGATACTTGATGCAACTAAGTTGGCTGCAAAGAAGTCCAAAGATATGATTGATGAACTAGAAAAATCATTAAAAAAAATCGGTGGAAAGACGGATAATATAATTACAGTTTTAAACCGAATTGATTTAGTAAGAAGAAACGGTGGAAAAGAAGCAGAAAACAAGGTTTTAACTGAAGCAAATAATGTATTTGGGAAACATTTTAAAAACTTTATATGTATATCCGCGAAGCAGGCTTTGGATAGTATTACTAATAATGATGGACAACAGAAAAAAGAGAGTGGTATCGAAAAACTAATTCAAGCTATAAATGCAAATTTCTATGAAAATGCACAAAAAATCCAACTTCAAAGTAGAGAAGTAGGGATTAAACAAATTTTACATAACGCGACAGATAATTCTTTTCCATTAAAGTTATATTTAAATAGATTGAGAGATGAACAACAAAAATATAATGATAGAAAAGAGTCTATTCTTTCCAAATATAATACAGTTAGGAAAAGTTATAAAAACAACCTGAAAGATATAATAGATACTTTTCTTCAAAATACTGAAATTCGTATAAATAATCATGCTCAAGTATTATTTGAGTTGGAGACTGACCATGAAAGAGAAAATTATATAAAAAATTACCTCTTCTGTCTTGAAGAATTACAACCCGAATTAGAAAATTTTCATAAATATTGGATCAACGAAATTGAAAGCTTGATGAAACAATTAGTTTATGAAGTAGTCTTTACAGAATATCAATATATTGATACAGACTCACTAAATAAAATGTTTGAAGATATTGATAAAGTTTCTCAAAGCAACCTGTCGTACAAACTTAATTCAACAACTTTAGAAACTGATGATCTGAGTTTTGTGTCGGGTGCAGGCTTTGCTGCAATTGGTGGGTTAATCTTTGGACCAATTGGTTTATTACTTGCAGGTCTTACAAGTGCTCTAGGGATTAATAAAGGAATAGCAAAATTGTTTAAAAGCGGTGGATTAAAAAGGGACTTAAATAAAGCAATAAATACACATGTAAAGGATGTGAAAAATTCAATCCTAGAGGATCTAGATTTAAAAAAAGAAAAAGCTAAAGACAACGTATTAAAAGATCTTAACAATTCTTTTATCAACCTACATGGTTCTTTTGAATCAAGTATTGAAATAGAAAAGTCCTTGAGTAATTTATATGAAGCTTTTGAGAAGCCACTTGTTTATCCGGACATAAAAACGATATTAGTTAATGACAAGCAAAAAATAGGCAAATTGAGGTGTAAAAATGGATAA